A window from Pangasianodon hypophthalmus isolate fPanHyp1 chromosome 16, fPanHyp1.pri, whole genome shotgun sequence encodes these proteins:
- the LOC113530777 gene encoding lysophosphatidic acid receptor 6, whose translation MNTSNNISCDAELTADFQFYLFPITYILVMVFGLLGNLGALYIFIFKTEHKSPSSIYIISLAVADTIFLCVLPFRIHYHLNGNNWTFGNVACRMTGTVFFANVYISIAFMSCICVDRYLATAHPHMYLRLRNTRCAGAVSTFIWVFGGAAILAFMFTSPDSHTTNGRTSCFENFSESDWKTNLVLYSALSLVFGALFPSIIILVLYPVVARRIAQIKTRTARGALRIIYTILAITVLCFLPYHLVYLLHLLLRTQVIHNCLLADGIYKARRVTMALVSMNSLLDPVLYYFATSHCKLNCKWNFKRLKPRKKRDVYAISERLQAH comes from the coding sequence ATGAACACTTCCAACAACATCTCATGCGATGCCGAGTTGACTGCTGATTTCCAGTTCTACCTCTTCCCCATCACCTACATCCTCGTGATGGTGTTCGGTCTGCTGGGGAATCTGGGAGCCCTTTACATCTTCATCTTCAAAACAGAGCATAAGTCCCCCTCGAGCATTTACATCATCAGCCTCGCAGTGGCTGACACTATTTTCCTGTGTGTCCTTCCCTTCCGCATTCACTACCACCTCAATGGCAACAACTGGACCTTCGGGAATGTGGCGTGTCGTATGACGGGTACGGTCTTCTTCGCCAATGTCTACATCAGCATCGCCTTCATGAGCTGCATCTGCGTGGACCGCTACCTGGCCACCGCGCATCCCCACATGTACCTGCGTCTCCGTAACACACGCTGCGCTGGAGCCGTGTCCACCTTCATCTGGGTGTTTGGAGGGGCAGCAATTTTAGCCTTCATGTTCACGTCTCCAGATAGCCACACCACCAATGGGCGGACAAGCTGCTTCGAGAATTTTTCAGAGAGTGACTGGAAGACAAATCTGGTTCTGTACAGCGCCTTAAGCCTGGTATTTGGCGCCTTGTTTCCCTCAATCATCATCCTGGTGCTCTACCCGGTGGTGGCGCGTCGGATCGCGCAAATCAAGACGCGAACAGCGCGCGGTGCCCTGAGGATCATCTACACCATCCTGGCCATCACAGTCCTCTGCTTCTTGCCCTACCACCTAGTGTACTTGCTGCACCTGCTGCTGCGAACTCAGGTCATCCATAACTGCTTGCTAGCTGATGGTATCTACAAAGCAAGGCGTGTTACCATGGCGCTGGTCAGCATGAACAGCCTACTCGACCCTGTGCTTTATTACTTCGCCACCAGCCACTGCAAGTTGAACTGCAAATGGAACTTCAAGCGGCTGAAGCCAAGGAAGAAAAGAGACGTCTATGCCATCTCAGAGAGGTTACAAGCTCATTGA
- the ints11 gene encoding integrator complex subunit 11 isoform X1 codes for MPDIKVTPLGAGQDVGRSCILLSIGGKNIMLDCGMHMGYNDDRRFPDFSYITQNGRLTDFLDCVIISHFHLDHCGALPYMSEMVGYEGPIYMTHPTKAICPILLEDFRKITVDKKGETNFFTSQMIKDCMKKVVPLNLHQTVQVDDELEIKAYYAGHVLGAAMVLIKVGSESVVYTGDYNMTPDRHLGAAWIDKCRPDILITESTYATTIRDSKRCRERDFLKKVHETIERGGKVLIPVFALGRAQELCILLETFWERMNLKAPIYFSTGLTEKANHYYKLFITWTNQKIRKTFVQRNMFEFKHIKAFDRSYADNPGPMVVFATPGMLHAGQSLQIFKKWAGNEKNMVIMPGYCVQGTVGHKILNGQKKLEMEGRATLEVKLQVEYMSFSAHADAKGIMQLIRMAEPRNILLVHGEAKKMEFLKDKIEQEFNISCFMPANGETTTVTTNPSVPVDISLNLLKREISLGGPLPDPKKPRTMHGTLIMKDNNLRLVSPEQALKELGLSEHQLRFTCRVHLQDPHSDADTLTRIYSHLKSMLRGYSVQHLPDGTVIVESIVLKVSSSTDDPSLKVILLSWSYQDEELGSFLSNLLKKGLPSGFPAAVLELKPLIK; via the exons ATGCCGGACATCAAAGTGACGCCTCTGG gtGCTGGACAGGATGTTGGACGCAGCTGCATTCTGCTCTCTATAGGAGGCAAGAACATAATGCTGGATTGTGGGATGCATATGGGATATAATGATGAT AGACGCTTTCCAGACTTCTCTTACATCACTCAGAACGGCCGCCTCACAGACTTTTTGGACTGTGTTATAATAAG CCATTTCCATCTGGACCACTGCGGAGCTCTTCCCTACATGAGTGAGATGGTGGGATATGAAGGACCGATCTACATGACCCACCCCACCAAAGCCATCTGCCCCATCCTGCTGGAGGACTTCCGCAAGATCACGGTGGACAAAAAGGGCGAAACCAACTTCTTCACCTCACAGATGATCAAAGATTGCATGAAGAAAGTGGTGCCGCTGAACCTGCACCAGACCGTTCAG GTGGATGATGAGCTCGAGATCAAAGCCTACTATGCAGGACACGTCCTCGGGGCGGCAATGGTGCTAATTAAAGTCGGCTCTGAGTCTGTCGTCTACACG GGTGATTACAACATGACACCAGACAGACACTTAGG AGCGGCCTGGATTGACAAGTGTCGTCCAGATATTCTGATCACCGAGTCGACCTACGCCACCACGATCCGCGACTCGAAgcgctgcagagagagagacttcttAAAGAAAGTGCACGAGACCATTGAGAGAGGAGGAAAG GTCCTCATTCCAGTGTTTGCTTTGGGAAGAGCTCAGGAGCTCTGCATCCTTCTGGAAACGTTCTG ggaGAGAATGAATCTGAAAGCACCCATATACTTCTCCACGGGCCTGACGGAGAAAGCAAACCACTACTACAAACTCTTCATAACATGGACCAATCAGAAGATTCGCAAAACCTTCGTGCAGAGGAACATGTTCGAGTTCAAACACATCAAAGCCTTCGATCGCTCCTATGCAGACAATCCCGGACCCatg GTGGTGTTCGCTACTCCAGGGATGTTGCACGCTGGCCAGTCGTTACAGATATTCAAGAAATGGGCCGGAAATGAAAAGAACATG GTCATTATGCCAGGGTACTGCGTGCAGGGAACAGTCGGCCACAAGATTCTGAACGGCCAGAAGAAGCtggagatggagggaagagcCACG CTGGAGGTGAAACTGCAGGTGGAGTACATGTCGTTCAGCGCCCACGCCGACGCTAAGGGCATCATGCAGCTGATCCGCATGGCCGAACCTCGCAACATCCTGCTGGTTCACGGCGAGGCCAAGAAGATGGAGTTCCTCAAGGACAAGATCGAGCAGGAGTTCA ATATCAGCTGCTTCATGCCGGCTAACGGAGAGACCACCACAGTGACGACCAACCCGAGCGTACCGGTGGACATCTCGCTCAACCTGCTGAAGAGAGAGATCAGCCTGGGAG GTCCTTTACCCGACCCTAAGAAGCCGCGCACCATGCATGGAACTCTGATCATGAAGGACAAT aatcTGAGGCTGGTTTCCCCAGAGCAGGCTTTAAAGGAGTTGGGACTTTCTGAACACCAGCTGCGTTTTACATGCCGTGTGCATCTGCAGGACCCTCACAGCGACGCAGACACTCTCACTCGCATCTACAGCCATCTCAAGAg CATGCTCAGAGGTTACTCTGTGCAGCACCTTCCCGATGGCACCGTTATCGTCGAGTCCATCGTCCTCAAAGTGTCTTCGTCCACCGACGACCCCAGTCTTAAAGTTATCCTGCTCTCCTGGAGCTATCAG gaCGAAGAGCTCGGCAGTTTTCTTTCTAATCTGCTGAAGAAAGGACTTCCCTCCGGATT TCCAGCTGCCGTTTTGGAATTGAAACCCCTCATTAAATGA
- the ints11 gene encoding integrator complex subunit 11 isoform X2, whose translation MPDIKVTPLGAGQDVGRSCILLSIGGKNIMLDCGMHMGYNDDRRFPDFSYITQNGRLTDFLDCVIISHFHLDHCGALPYMSEMVGYEGPIYMTHPTKAICPILLEDFRKITVDKKGETNFFTSQMIKDCMKKVVPLNLHQTVQVDDELEIKAYYAGHVLGAAMVLIKVGSESVVYTGDYNMTPDRHLGAAWIDKCRPDILITESTYATTIRDSKRCRERDFLKKVHETIERGGKVLIPVFALGRAQELCILLETFWERMNLKAPIYFSTGLTEKANHYYKLFITWTNQKIRKTFVQRNMFEFKHIKAFDRSYADNPGPMVVFATPGMLHAGQSLQIFKKWAGNEKNMVIMPGYCVQGTVGHKILNGQKKLEMEGRATLEVKLQVEYMSFSAHADAKGIMQLIRMAEPRNILLVHGEAKKMEFLKDKIEQEFNISCFMPANGETTTVTTNPSVPVDISLNLLKREISLGGPLPDPKKPRTMHGTLIMKDNNLRLVSPEQALKELGLSEHQLRFTCRVHLQDPHSDADTLTRIYSHLKSMLRGYSVQHLPDGTVIVESIVLKVSSSTDDPSLKVILLSWSYQDEELGSFLSNLLKKGLPSGL comes from the exons ATGCCGGACATCAAAGTGACGCCTCTGG gtGCTGGACAGGATGTTGGACGCAGCTGCATTCTGCTCTCTATAGGAGGCAAGAACATAATGCTGGATTGTGGGATGCATATGGGATATAATGATGAT AGACGCTTTCCAGACTTCTCTTACATCACTCAGAACGGCCGCCTCACAGACTTTTTGGACTGTGTTATAATAAG CCATTTCCATCTGGACCACTGCGGAGCTCTTCCCTACATGAGTGAGATGGTGGGATATGAAGGACCGATCTACATGACCCACCCCACCAAAGCCATCTGCCCCATCCTGCTGGAGGACTTCCGCAAGATCACGGTGGACAAAAAGGGCGAAACCAACTTCTTCACCTCACAGATGATCAAAGATTGCATGAAGAAAGTGGTGCCGCTGAACCTGCACCAGACCGTTCAG GTGGATGATGAGCTCGAGATCAAAGCCTACTATGCAGGACACGTCCTCGGGGCGGCAATGGTGCTAATTAAAGTCGGCTCTGAGTCTGTCGTCTACACG GGTGATTACAACATGACACCAGACAGACACTTAGG AGCGGCCTGGATTGACAAGTGTCGTCCAGATATTCTGATCACCGAGTCGACCTACGCCACCACGATCCGCGACTCGAAgcgctgcagagagagagacttcttAAAGAAAGTGCACGAGACCATTGAGAGAGGAGGAAAG GTCCTCATTCCAGTGTTTGCTTTGGGAAGAGCTCAGGAGCTCTGCATCCTTCTGGAAACGTTCTG ggaGAGAATGAATCTGAAAGCACCCATATACTTCTCCACGGGCCTGACGGAGAAAGCAAACCACTACTACAAACTCTTCATAACATGGACCAATCAGAAGATTCGCAAAACCTTCGTGCAGAGGAACATGTTCGAGTTCAAACACATCAAAGCCTTCGATCGCTCCTATGCAGACAATCCCGGACCCatg GTGGTGTTCGCTACTCCAGGGATGTTGCACGCTGGCCAGTCGTTACAGATATTCAAGAAATGGGCCGGAAATGAAAAGAACATG GTCATTATGCCAGGGTACTGCGTGCAGGGAACAGTCGGCCACAAGATTCTGAACGGCCAGAAGAAGCtggagatggagggaagagcCACG CTGGAGGTGAAACTGCAGGTGGAGTACATGTCGTTCAGCGCCCACGCCGACGCTAAGGGCATCATGCAGCTGATCCGCATGGCCGAACCTCGCAACATCCTGCTGGTTCACGGCGAGGCCAAGAAGATGGAGTTCCTCAAGGACAAGATCGAGCAGGAGTTCA ATATCAGCTGCTTCATGCCGGCTAACGGAGAGACCACCACAGTGACGACCAACCCGAGCGTACCGGTGGACATCTCGCTCAACCTGCTGAAGAGAGAGATCAGCCTGGGAG GTCCTTTACCCGACCCTAAGAAGCCGCGCACCATGCATGGAACTCTGATCATGAAGGACAAT aatcTGAGGCTGGTTTCCCCAGAGCAGGCTTTAAAGGAGTTGGGACTTTCTGAACACCAGCTGCGTTTTACATGCCGTGTGCATCTGCAGGACCCTCACAGCGACGCAGACACTCTCACTCGCATCTACAGCCATCTCAAGAg CATGCTCAGAGGTTACTCTGTGCAGCACCTTCCCGATGGCACCGTTATCGTCGAGTCCATCGTCCTCAAAGTGTCTTCGTCCACCGACGACCCCAGTCTTAAAGTTATCCTGCTCTCCTGGAGCTATCAG gaCGAAGAGCTCGGCAGTTTTCTTTCTAATCTGCTGAAGAAAGGACTTCCCTCCGGATTGTGA
- the cptp gene encoding ceramide-1-phosphate transfer protein, which translates to MADSFSLRNVLENFKSCLSDNKEVYIKYYISGWRELVSFMNSLGSVFSFISKDAVSKIQILENFLLGENGTHYLTVQSMVKYELDNELVDLTKRGSHPESGCRTLLRLHRALRWLQLFLESLRTSTEDSKTSVMCSEAYNASLAQHHSWIIRKAAGLAFCALPGRDAFFEVMNAGSHQEVITLLGEALPLISEVYQITEDLYAKNKLLDLP; encoded by the exons ATGGCAGATTCTTTCAGTCTACGGAATGTTCTGGAAAACTTCAAGTCATGTCTCAGTGATAATAAGGAAGTCTACATAAAGTACTATATATCAGGATGGCGAGAGCTTGTGAG CTTTATGAACAGCCTGGGAAGCgtcttctccttcatctccaAGGATGCAGTCAGCAAAATCCAAATCCTGGAGAACTTTCTGCTGGGTGAGAATGGGACGCACTACCTCACCGTCCAGTCCATGGTGAAGTATGAGCTGGACAATGAGCTGGTGGATCTTACCAAACGAGGGAGCCATCCGGAGTCGGGCTGCCGCACATTACTGCGTCTCCACCGTGCCCTGCGCTGGCTGCAGCTCTTCTTGGAGAGTCTGCGCACCAGCACTGAGGACAGTAAGACCTCCGTCATGTGCTCCGAGGCCTATAATGCGTCACTGGCGCAGCACCACTCGTGGATCATCCGGAAAGCAGCTGGATTGGCGTTTTGCGCTCTGCCAGGCCGCGATGCATTCTTCGAGGTGATGAATGCAGGCAGCCATCAGGAGGTGATCACACTGTTGGGagaagctttacctctgatctCAGAAGTCTATCAGATCACAGAAGACCTGTATGCAAAAAACAAG